The following coding sequences lie in one Capnocytophaga stomatis genomic window:
- a CDS encoding alpha/beta hydrolase produces MINTKTHIYLMPGMAASPKIFDFLKFPDNYEVHLLDWILPLKEESLSGYALRLSKNIKHEKPVLLGVSFGGIIVQEIAKHIDYKKIIVISSVKSKHELPKKMLLARYTNLYKLLPVSLINSFEYWKQFSFIDSITKRIELYEKYIGMRSPFYLEWSIDKIVNWEQDAPLPNTVHIQGSNDKIFPVKYISDAIIIEKGTHIMIINRHRWFNENLPRIIEN; encoded by the coding sequence ATGATAAATACTAAAACTCATATTTACCTAATGCCGGGGATGGCTGCAAGTCCCAAAATTTTTGATTTTTTAAAATTTCCTGATAATTATGAAGTTCATCTTTTAGATTGGATTCTCCCTCTGAAAGAAGAATCTTTGTCGGGATATGCTTTGCGTTTATCGAAGAATATAAAACACGAAAAACCTGTGCTTTTGGGAGTTTCTTTCGGCGGAATCATCGTGCAAGAAATCGCAAAACACATTGATTATAAAAAGATTATTGTAATATCAAGCGTAAAAAGCAAACACGAACTTCCTAAAAAAATGCTTTTAGCTCGATACACAAATTTATATAAATTGCTTCCCGTGAGCCTGATTAATTCTTTTGAATATTGGAAACAGTTTTCTTTCATAGATTCCATTACAAAACGCATCGAACTTTACGAAAAATACATTGGTATGCGTTCTCCTTTTTATTTGGAATGGTCTATTGATAAAATTGTAAATTGGGAACAAGATGCTCCTTTGCCTAATACTGTTCATATACAAGGAAGTAACGACAAAATTTTCCCTGTCAAATATATTTCTGATGCAATTATTATTGAAAAAGGAACACATATTATGATTATCAATCGGCACAGATGGTTCAATGAGAATTTACCTCGAATAATTGAAAATTAA
- a CDS encoding SIR2 family NAD-dependent protein deacylase, with product MKKIVALTGAGISAESGIKTFRDSDGLWEGHNVMEVASPEGFAKNPNLVLDFYNQRRRQLKEVHPNLAHIILSELQSDYEVVIVTQNVDDLHERAGSKNIIHLHGELLKSRGIDNEELIFDCFEDIHLGDLSPSGVQLRPHIVWFGESVPMIPKSIKEVESADILLIIGTSLQVYPAAGLMDYAQYNTPIYYVDLNPQIQSRGNLTVIKEKASVGMQKVANLLRKHQ from the coding sequence ATGAAGAAGATTGTAGCACTTACAGGAGCAGGCATTAGTGCCGAAAGCGGAATAAAAACATTTCGTGATTCGGACGGATTGTGGGAAGGACACAACGTAATGGAAGTTGCCTCTCCTGAAGGTTTCGCTAAAAATCCCAATCTTGTTCTGGATTTCTACAACCAACGTAGGCGACAACTTAAAGAAGTACACCCCAACTTAGCTCATATTATTTTATCAGAATTACAATCTGATTATGAAGTGGTTATAGTTACTCAAAATGTAGATGATTTACACGAAAGGGCGGGAAGCAAAAACATAATTCATCTTCACGGAGAGTTGTTAAAATCAAGAGGAATTGATAATGAGGAGCTTATTTTTGATTGTTTTGAGGATATTCATTTAGGAGATTTATCTCCTTCCGGAGTTCAATTGCGTCCACATATTGTGTGGTTTGGTGAGTCCGTACCTATGATTCCCAAAAGCATAAAAGAAGTAGAATCCGCTGATATTCTTTTGATTATAGGAACATCTTTACAAGTATATCCAGCAGCAGGACTTATGGATTATGCTCAATATAATACTCCTATATATTATGTGGATTTAAATCCTCAGATTCAGAGTAGAGGAAATTTAACAGTAATTAAAGAAAAAGCGTCTGTTGGTATGCAAAAAGTAGCTAATTTATTGAGAAAACATCAATAA
- a CDS encoding DUF4369 domain-containing protein, translating into MKKIFFLVSALTLLSCSETADENTMIIEGNIEGLKKGKIYLQQYDGEKLINLDSVEAKGDGKFTFRRTLETPEVFYIYLDLDKKEGTDFGDRLRFFGEPTTIKINSKHDMFDVHAKIEGSESQKLLEEYNRNIRKFSNRNLELLEQQLNAIKDLNQKKADSINQLSEKNTLRRYLYTLNFAITHPNSYVSPYIALADAPDANIKFLDSIHKVLSPEVASSKYGKELKKHIEEVKKEN; encoded by the coding sequence ATGAAGAAAATATTTTTTTTAGTTTCGGCTTTAACGCTTTTAAGTTGCTCAGAAACAGCTGATGAGAACACAATGATTATTGAAGGAAACATCGAAGGACTTAAAAAAGGAAAGATTTATCTGCAACAATATGACGGCGAAAAGCTAATCAATTTGGATTCAGTTGAAGCAAAGGGCGATGGCAAATTTACTTTCAGAAGAACGCTTGAAACTCCTGAAGTTTTTTACATTTACCTTGATTTAGACAAAAAAGAAGGAACTGACTTTGGTGACCGACTTCGTTTTTTTGGCGAGCCTACAACAATCAAAATCAATAGTAAACACGATATGTTTGATGTTCACGCAAAAATTGAAGGCTCTGAATCACAGAAACTTCTTGAGGAATACAATCGAAATATACGAAAATTTAGCAATCGAAATTTAGAGCTTTTGGAACAACAACTTAATGCTATAAAAGACCTAAATCAGAAAAAAGCCGATTCAATTAATCAACTTTCAGAAAAAAATACGCTTCGTCGTTACCTTTACACGCTGAATTTTGCCATCACGCATCCAAACTCTTACGTATCTCCTTACATTGCCTTGGCTGATGCTCCCGATGCAAACATCAAGTTTTTGGATTCCATACACAAGGTACTATCTCCGGAAGTAGCTTCTTCCAAATATGGTAAGGAACTGAAAAAACATATCGAAGAAGTAAAAAAAGAAAATTAA